In the genome of Rhodoplanes sp. Z2-YC6860, one region contains:
- a CDS encoding (2Fe-2S)-binding protein: MNDAPSGTATKPAASPQAVSVNLTINGQRHSLTLDPRTTILDLLREQLDLTGTKKGCDQGQCGACTVLIEGRRVNSCLTFAVMHDGAEITTIEGLARGGTLHPLQQAFIDHDAFQCGYCTPGQICSAAGLLAEGRAKTAEEIRELMSGNICRCGAYTNIVAAIQQAMERGRP; encoded by the coding sequence ATGAACGATGCACCATCGGGAACGGCGACCAAACCCGCGGCGTCGCCCCAAGCGGTTTCGGTCAATCTCACGATCAACGGTCAGCGCCACAGCCTCACGCTCGACCCGCGCACCACGATCCTCGATCTGCTTCGCGAACAGCTCGACCTCACCGGCACCAAGAAAGGTTGCGATCAGGGCCAGTGCGGCGCCTGCACGGTGCTGATCGAGGGCCGGCGGGTCAATTCGTGCCTCACGTTTGCGGTCATGCATGACGGTGCGGAGATCACCACCATCGAGGGGCTCGCGAGGGGCGGCACGCTGCATCCGCTGCAGCAGGCCTTCATCGATCACGACGCCTTCCAGTGCGGCTACTGTACGCCCGGACAGATCTGTTCGGCCGCAGGTCTCCTCGCGGAGGGCCGGGCGAAGACCGCGGAGGAAATTCGCGAGCTGATGAGCGGCAACATCTGTCGATGTGGCGCCTACACCAACATCGTCGCGGCGATCCAGCAGGCGATGGAGCGGGGGCGGCCATGA
- a CDS encoding LLM class flavin-dependent oxidoreductase: MHFGIWTPLPHTIRPEPRMDRALAEIKAVPNLAGARDGTFEHACDVVRRADELGFHTTLIAERYLGPDLSAWVLASALAMVTKRIELMVAVHPGMVSPQVVAKMASSLDRISGGRAALNIVNGWWMEEFELFSNGTWIGDSERYPRMGEYIAVIKGLWTDPDFNFDGAFYRAHVQAAMQGADGKVVMPDPGDVVAKPSQLPHPPIYAASRAPDGKALIAQYGDVWFAEYKPGFRNFETNIARMAADVAAMRELAASHGRKLRFAINPQIIVADSQDEAERQAEDAERNAVALDRMVNALGAGLVGTPEFVAERLRRYEEIGIDTMMTRFTPMIDGVEKFGREVIPLVNVEAAAKLKAV, translated from the coding sequence ATGCATTTTGGAATCTGGACTCCGCTGCCACACACCATCCGGCCCGAGCCGCGCATGGACCGCGCGCTGGCCGAGATCAAAGCCGTGCCCAATCTGGCCGGGGCGCGCGACGGCACCTTCGAGCACGCCTGCGACGTGGTGCGGCGCGCAGACGAGCTCGGCTTCCACACCACGCTGATCGCCGAGCGCTATCTCGGCCCGGACCTGTCAGCCTGGGTGCTCGCCTCCGCGCTCGCCATGGTGACGAAGCGCATCGAGCTCATGGTCGCGGTGCATCCCGGTATGGTGTCGCCGCAGGTGGTGGCCAAGATGGCCTCGAGTCTCGATCGCATCAGCGGCGGCCGCGCCGCGCTCAACATCGTCAACGGCTGGTGGATGGAGGAGTTCGAGCTGTTCTCAAACGGCACCTGGATCGGCGACAGCGAGCGCTACCCGCGCATGGGAGAGTACATCGCGGTGATCAAGGGGCTGTGGACCGATCCCGATTTCAATTTCGACGGTGCGTTCTACCGCGCCCATGTCCAGGCCGCGATGCAGGGCGCCGACGGCAAGGTGGTGATGCCGGACCCTGGCGATGTGGTCGCAAAGCCCAGCCAACTCCCCCACCCGCCGATCTATGCGGCGAGCCGCGCGCCCGACGGCAAGGCCTTGATCGCGCAATACGGCGACGTCTGGTTCGCCGAATACAAGCCGGGCTTCCGCAACTTTGAAACCAACATCGCGCGCATGGCGGCCGACGTTGCAGCCATGCGCGAGCTTGCCGCCTCGCACGGCCGCAAACTTCGTTTCGCGATCAATCCGCAGATCATCGTGGCTGACAGCCAGGACGAGGCCGAGCGGCAGGCGGAGGACGCCGAACGCAACGCCGTGGCTCTCGACCGCATGGTCAACGCACTCGGCGCCGGCCTGGTCGGCACACCGGAATTCGTCGCCGAGCGGCTGCGACGATACGAAGAGATCGGCATCGATACGATGATGACGCGGTTTACGCCGATGATCGACGGCGTGGAAAAATTCGGCCGCGAGGTGATCCCGCTGGTGAATGTGGAAGCCGCCGCGAAGCTGAAGGCGGTTTAG
- a CDS encoding FAD binding domain-containing protein, with protein MIEFQYSRADDVADAVRLMAGLPGAKFIAGGTNLIDLMKMDVEKPATLIDITRLPLRQVEDTPNGGLRIGALVRNTDAAYHPLVEQRYPVLSSAIMAGASQQLRNMASAGGNLLQRTRCAYFYDTATPCNKREPGSGCSALQGHNRIHAILGANNACIAVHPSDMCVALAILEGAVHVTGPSGSRSIAIADFHRLPGDTPQRDTNLDAGEIITAIELPPKGFAKNHTYLKIRDRLSYAFALISVAVGLEMDGDTIKEGRFALGGVAHKPWRDKEAEAALRGQPANATTFVRAADVFLRDAKGYGHNNFKIDLARRTIVRALTQAARGTPQVQSSKKIA; from the coding sequence ATGATCGAATTCCAATACTCGCGCGCCGACGACGTCGCGGACGCCGTGCGGCTGATGGCAGGCCTTCCGGGCGCCAAGTTCATCGCCGGCGGCACCAACCTGATCGATCTGATGAAGATGGATGTCGAGAAGCCGGCCACGCTGATCGACATCACACGGCTGCCGCTGCGGCAGGTCGAAGACACGCCAAACGGCGGCTTGCGCATCGGCGCGCTCGTGCGCAACACCGACGCCGCTTATCATCCTCTGGTCGAGCAGCGCTATCCGGTGCTGTCCAGCGCCATCATGGCGGGTGCTTCGCAGCAGCTCCGCAACATGGCGTCGGCCGGCGGCAATCTTCTCCAGCGCACGCGCTGCGCCTATTTCTACGATACGGCGACGCCCTGCAACAAACGCGAGCCAGGCAGCGGCTGCTCGGCGCTGCAGGGCCACAACCGCATTCACGCCATCCTCGGCGCGAACAATGCCTGCATCGCAGTGCATCCGTCGGACATGTGCGTGGCGCTCGCGATCCTGGAGGGAGCGGTTCACGTCACCGGCCCGTCCGGGAGCCGCAGCATTGCGATCGCGGATTTCCACCGGCTGCCGGGAGATACCCCGCAGCGCGACACCAACCTCGATGCCGGCGAGATCATCACTGCGATCGAGCTGCCGCCGAAGGGTTTCGCGAAGAACCACACCTACCTGAAAATCCGTGACCGGTTATCCTACGCGTTCGCGCTGATCTCGGTTGCGGTCGGCCTCGAAATGGACGGCGACACCATCAAGGAAGGGCGCTTCGCGCTCGGCGGCGTCGCCCACAAGCCGTGGCGCGACAAGGAGGCTGAAGCTGCGTTGCGCGGGCAACCCGCCAACGCCACGACCTTCGTTCGTGCGGCGGATGTGTTCCTGCGCGACGCCAAAGGCTACGGCCACAACAACTTCAAGATCGATCTCGCGCGCCGAACCATTGTGCGCGCGCTCACGCAGGCTGCGCGCGGCACGCCGCAGGTGCAATCGTCCAAAAAGATCGCCTGA
- a CDS encoding ABC transporter substrate-binding protein, with product MSRLRWLQIPCLCLGLCFGPATLFAAMSAPAQAQTKITAGLVAHGPPQWPQYIADEFGWHKEAGIEMDYITVGGGGAQQLAGGSLNVAHSGYPDFARAAMQGADEKIILSDITASPYGVFVKPGIKQIADLKGKIVSIGGPNDITLIYIKPFLASAGLKTTDVDFVYAKAAGDRFSALLAGAVDASILNPPTYSKATAKGLTNLGDTATFAPNIPFTVWGANMTWAAKNRDLMTAFARTYRRAVKWLYDPANKAKAIDILVRHAKQDPQDSAEAYDFLVTKLKLFSLDGDVPDATYDKMADGLADIGIAKKPYPPKSAIFDGSFVQAAAK from the coding sequence ATGTCTCGTCTGCGGTGGCTGCAAATCCCATGCCTGTGTCTAGGCCTATGTTTCGGCCCGGCGACGCTGTTTGCCGCGATGTCGGCTCCGGCACAGGCGCAGACGAAAATCACGGCGGGTCTGGTGGCGCACGGGCCGCCGCAATGGCCGCAATACATCGCCGATGAGTTCGGCTGGCACAAGGAAGCCGGCATCGAGATGGATTACATCACGGTCGGCGGCGGCGGTGCCCAGCAACTGGCCGGCGGCTCGCTCAACGTCGCCCATAGCGGCTATCCCGACTTTGCCCGCGCGGCCATGCAGGGCGCAGATGAAAAGATCATCCTGAGCGACATCACCGCCTCGCCCTATGGCGTTTTCGTCAAGCCCGGGATCAAGCAGATCGCCGATCTCAAGGGCAAGATCGTCAGCATCGGCGGGCCGAACGACATCACGCTGATCTACATCAAGCCGTTTCTGGCATCGGCCGGCCTGAAAACGACGGATGTCGACTTCGTCTATGCCAAGGCCGCGGGCGACCGTTTCTCGGCGTTGCTCGCGGGCGCGGTCGATGCATCGATCCTCAACCCGCCGACCTACTCCAAGGCGACGGCCAAAGGGCTGACCAATCTCGGCGATACGGCGACGTTCGCACCGAACATTCCGTTTACGGTGTGGGGCGCCAACATGACCTGGGCGGCGAAGAACCGCGATCTCATGACAGCCTTTGCCCGGACCTACCGGCGTGCCGTGAAGTGGCTGTACGATCCGGCGAACAAGGCCAAGGCGATCGACATCCTGGTGCGGCACGCCAAGCAGGATCCGCAGGATTCGGCAGAGGCCTATGATTTCCTGGTCACCAAGCTCAAACTGTTCAGCCTCGACGGCGACGTTCCGGATGCGACCTACGACAAGATGGCCGACGGATTGGCCGACATCGGGATTGCGAAGAAACCTTATCCGCCGAAGTCGGCCATCTTCGACGGCAGCTTCGTGCAGGCGGCGGCAAAATGA
- a CDS encoding xanthine dehydrogenase family protein molybdopterin-binding subunit, with translation MTQYIGTATSRIDGIAKVTGAAKYAADFNAPGLLYSWVVGATIAKGRITSIDRSAAMRVKGVVDVLAHDNRPQMPDNDEAYHDDVAPEGSPFRPLYDDKIMFNGQPIALVVAETSEAARYAASLVKVEYAQEAHVTDVFKERDAATPIKIPSDPGAAAFAPQKPRGNADQALAAAAVRQEAEYYVPSEYHNPMELYASTAIYEAGGKLTVYDKTQGVQNVQRYLCGVFGLKPDDVRVMGAFMGGGFGSGLRPQFQVLLAVLAARALKRSVRVMLTRPQMYALGYRPAMIQKVALGANAGGTLDVIAHDAVTTTSQYEDFYRQETGWSGLLYKSANAKYAHKLAHLDMATSCDMRAPSATTALFALESAMDELAIRLRLDPVELRLRCYSDRDQHENKPFSSKALRECYRQGAEAFGWSKRNPEPRSMREGKDLVGWGMATGVWEALQVPITVRIALGANGHAEVACATSDIGTGTYTIMAQVAADMLGLPLDSISIKLGDSSLPQSPVEGGSWIAASVSNGIATTAGAIRDELLRLAQKIPNSPLANAAPDDVTLADGKLVSKRDASRSVSIADAMRQGGVDRIEQEKTTNPTQDQAKAHNTHSAIFIEVKVDEEIGVVRVTRAVSAVAGGRILNTKTATSQILGGVVWGIGMALHEAVVIDHKFGRIMNANIAEYVVPVHADIHDIKVIFVDEPEDSNPLGIKGLGEIGIVGVAAAVANAVYHATGKRVRDLPITLDKVTA, from the coding sequence ATGACCCAATATATCGGCACTGCCACCTCCCGCATCGACGGGATCGCCAAGGTCACCGGCGCCGCCAAATACGCCGCCGACTTCAACGCGCCGGGATTGCTTTACAGCTGGGTCGTCGGCGCGACCATCGCCAAGGGCCGGATCACGAGCATCGATCGCAGCGCCGCCATGCGGGTCAAAGGCGTGGTCGACGTGCTGGCGCACGACAACCGTCCGCAGATGCCGGACAACGACGAGGCCTATCACGACGACGTGGCGCCGGAAGGCTCGCCGTTCCGGCCGCTCTACGACGACAAGATCATGTTCAACGGCCAGCCGATCGCGCTTGTGGTCGCGGAGACGTCGGAGGCGGCGCGGTACGCCGCGTCGCTGGTCAAGGTGGAGTACGCGCAGGAGGCCCATGTCACCGACGTGTTCAAGGAGCGCGATGCCGCGACGCCGATCAAGATACCGAGCGATCCGGGCGCAGCTGCATTCGCACCGCAAAAGCCGCGCGGCAACGCGGATCAGGCACTCGCGGCTGCAGCCGTGCGCCAAGAGGCCGAGTATTACGTTCCGAGCGAATATCACAATCCGATGGAGCTTTATGCTTCGACGGCGATCTACGAAGCCGGCGGCAAGCTGACGGTCTACGACAAGACCCAGGGCGTGCAGAACGTCCAAAGATACCTGTGCGGCGTGTTCGGCTTGAAGCCCGACGACGTGCGCGTGATGGGCGCGTTCATGGGCGGGGGCTTCGGCTCCGGTCTGCGGCCGCAGTTCCAGGTGCTCCTGGCGGTGCTCGCGGCCCGCGCGTTGAAGCGTTCGGTGCGCGTGATGCTGACGCGGCCGCAGATGTATGCGCTGGGTTATAGGCCCGCGATGATCCAGAAGGTCGCGCTCGGCGCCAATGCCGGAGGCACGCTCGATGTCATCGCGCACGACGCCGTCACGACGACCTCGCAGTACGAGGATTTCTACCGGCAGGAGACCGGCTGGTCCGGGCTCCTGTACAAAAGCGCCAACGCGAAATACGCGCACAAGCTCGCGCACCTCGACATGGCCACGTCGTGCGACATGCGCGCGCCGAGCGCCACGACGGCGCTCTTTGCGCTGGAAAGCGCGATGGACGAACTCGCGATCCGTCTCAGGCTCGATCCGGTGGAGCTGCGCCTGCGCTGCTATTCGGATCGCGATCAGCACGAAAACAAACCCTTCAGCAGCAAGGCGCTGCGCGAATGCTACCGCCAGGGCGCCGAGGCGTTCGGCTGGAGCAAGCGCAATCCCGAGCCGCGCTCGATGCGGGAGGGCAAGGACCTCGTCGGCTGGGGCATGGCGACGGGCGTCTGGGAGGCGCTGCAGGTGCCGATCACGGTGCGCATCGCGCTCGGCGCCAACGGTCATGCCGAGGTCGCCTGCGCGACGTCGGACATCGGCACCGGCACCTACACCATCATGGCGCAGGTCGCGGCCGACATGCTGGGACTGCCGCTCGACAGCATCAGCATCAAGCTTGGCGATTCGAGCCTGCCGCAGTCGCCGGTCGAGGGCGGGTCATGGATCGCCGCATCGGTGTCGAACGGCATCGCGACCACGGCCGGCGCGATCCGCGACGAGCTGCTGCGTCTCGCCCAGAAAATCCCGAACTCGCCGCTGGCGAATGCCGCGCCGGACGATGTCACGCTTGCGGACGGCAAGCTCGTGAGCAAGCGCGACGCATCCCGGTCGGTGTCGATCGCCGACGCCATGCGCCAGGGCGGCGTTGACCGTATCGAACAGGAAAAGACCACCAACCCGACGCAGGATCAGGCGAAGGCGCACAACACGCATTCGGCGATCTTCATCGAGGTCAAGGTGGACGAAGAGATCGGCGTGGTCCGCGTCACGCGCGCGGTGTCGGCCGTTGCCGGCGGGCGCATCCTCAACACCAAGACCGCGACGAGCCAGATCCTGGGCGGCGTGGTGTGGGGCATCGGCATGGCGCTGCACGAGGCGGTCGTGATCGACCACAAGTTCGGCCGCATCATGAATGCCAACATCGCCGAATATGTCGTGCCGGTGCACGCCGACATTCACGACATCAAGGTGATCTTTGTCGACGAGCCGGAAGACAGCAATCCGCTTGGCATCAAGGGGCTCGGCGAGATCGGCATCGTCGGGGTCGCGGCGGCGGTCGCCAACGCGGTTTATCACGCGACCGGTAAGCGCGTGCGCGATCTGCCGATCACGCTGGACAAGGTGACGGCGTAG
- a CDS encoding SDR family NAD(P)-dependent oxidoreductase — protein sequence MTTRRLDGRVALITGGGGEIGSAIAKRFASEGAAVAIGDLEPAKAEATARAVVEAGGRASGFGVDVANEASAKEAVKRAIAAFGRLTTLVNVAATVTPDGTVETLTLQQWNEALGVNLTGAFLMCKFGVPELRRAGGGSIINIASQLGHLGVALRSPYCTTKAALIHFTRILAMDHAGDNIRANTISPGFILTERSSARSGGKDKAKARMGPTHLTNRPGEPEEIAAGAAYLASDDASFVTATDLLIDGGYVAFKGRIGPEGRPVLP from the coding sequence ATGACGACAAGACGGCTTGACGGAAGAGTGGCGCTGATCACCGGCGGCGGCGGCGAGATCGGCAGCGCGATCGCGAAGCGGTTTGCTTCGGAAGGCGCCGCAGTCGCGATTGGCGATCTCGAGCCGGCCAAGGCCGAGGCCACGGCCCGCGCGGTGGTCGAGGCCGGTGGCCGCGCCAGCGGTTTCGGCGTCGATGTGGCGAACGAAGCAAGCGCTAAGGAAGCGGTGAAGCGCGCCATTGCGGCCTTCGGCCGGTTGACCACGCTGGTCAATGTGGCCGCAACGGTGACGCCCGATGGCACCGTGGAGACGCTGACGCTTCAGCAGTGGAACGAAGCGCTCGGCGTCAATCTCACCGGCGCCTTCCTGATGTGCAAATTCGGAGTGCCGGAGCTGCGCCGTGCCGGCGGCGGCAGCATCATCAACATCGCGTCGCAGCTCGGTCATCTCGGCGTCGCGTTGCGTTCGCCCTACTGCACCACCAAGGCCGCGCTCATCCACTTCACGCGAATTCTCGCGATGGACCATGCCGGCGACAACATCCGCGCCAACACGATCTCGCCGGGCTTCATCCTGACCGAACGCTCCAGCGCGCGCTCGGGCGGCAAGGACAAGGCCAAGGCCCGCATGGGTCCGACGCATCTGACCAATCGCCCGGGCGAGCCCGAGGAGATCGCAGCCGGCGCGGCCTATCTCGCATCGGACGACGCCTCGTTCGTCACCGCGACGGACCTTCTGATCGACGGCGGATATGTCGCCTTCAAGGGACGCATCGGACCGGAGGGCCGGCCGGTTCTGCCGTAA
- a CDS encoding DUF1993 domain-containing protein — MYHPVISQCIQNLKCLETCLDKAEQHAAAKKFDVGVLMTSRLAPDMQPFIYQVQSACDYVKAAAAWLSGQSPPRHEDNEQTVDELRARIRKTVALAESMKEAQYAGASERKVKLSWAPGKVIGGEDYLLQLTIPNTFFHLAMAYAILRHNGVDVGKRDFLGPVNFVDA; from the coding sequence ATGTACCATCCAGTGATTTCACAATGCATTCAGAACCTGAAGTGCCTGGAGACCTGTCTCGACAAGGCCGAGCAGCACGCCGCCGCCAAGAAGTTCGACGTCGGCGTGCTGATGACGAGCCGCCTCGCGCCCGACATGCAGCCCTTCATCTACCAGGTCCAAAGCGCCTGCGATTACGTCAAGGCCGCGGCCGCCTGGCTCTCAGGCCAGAGTCCGCCCAGGCATGAGGACAACGAGCAGACGGTCGACGAACTGCGCGCGCGCATCCGCAAGACCGTCGCCCTCGCGGAGAGCATGAAGGAGGCGCAATACGCCGGTGCGAGCGAGCGTAAGGTCAAACTCTCATGGGCACCCGGCAAGGTCATCGGCGGCGAGGACTACCTGCTGCAGTTGACGATCCCCAACACCTTTTTCCACTTGGCGATGGCCTATGCCATCCTCCGCCACAACGGCGTCGATGTCGGCAAGCGGGATTTCCTAGGGCCGGTCAATTTCGTCGACGCTTGA
- a CDS encoding sugar kinase: MEALFIGQTYIDVTFIADHIPQGDEKSVASDYAVSFGGNAVTAAFACAKLGIKPDLITTNADDWLGNMFLDMTAKYDVHLHVRHVTRSSLSFVMPKGNKRAIVRCRDDGYLEPFPKLDLQGCSALHIDGHQADAALFYAQRCRKAGILTSLDGGGLRSNTHELLAFIDVAVVAERFCEQMDKSPEDTLNYLKERGCRIGGVTLGELGLLWYDESGTVQLSPAFPVPHARVRDTSGAGDVFHGAYVYSYLRNKSQRWEEHFSFAAAASAFKIQHLGNEAGLPAHSDIERVMQEFRRPQTVTERPIRAGAMR, translated from the coding sequence ATGGAAGCCCTCTTCATCGGTCAGACCTACATCGACGTCACCTTCATCGCCGATCACATCCCGCAGGGCGACGAGAAGTCCGTGGCCTCGGACTATGCGGTATCATTCGGCGGCAATGCGGTGACCGCGGCCTTCGCCTGCGCCAAGCTCGGCATCAAGCCCGATCTGATCACCACCAACGCCGACGACTGGCTCGGAAACATGTTTCTCGACATGACGGCGAAATACGACGTGCATCTGCATGTGCGGCACGTCACGCGGTCTTCGCTGTCCTTCGTCATGCCCAAGGGCAACAAGCGCGCGATCGTGCGCTGCCGGGACGATGGCTATCTGGAGCCATTCCCCAAACTCGACCTGCAGGGCTGCAGCGCGTTGCATATCGACGGGCATCAGGCCGACGCCGCGCTGTTCTACGCACAGCGTTGCCGCAAGGCCGGCATTCTCACGTCGCTCGACGGCGGCGGATTGCGCTCGAACACTCACGAACTGCTCGCATTCATCGACGTCGCCGTGGTGGCGGAGCGTTTCTGCGAGCAGATGGACAAATCGCCCGAGGACACGCTGAACTATCTCAAGGAGCGCGGCTGCAGGATCGGCGGCGTGACGCTCGGCGAGCTTGGCCTCCTCTGGTACGACGAGAGCGGCACCGTCCAGCTTTCGCCGGCGTTCCCGGTGCCGCATGCGCGCGTGCGCGACACCAGCGGCGCGGGCGACGTTTTCCACGGCGCCTACGTCTATTCGTATCTGCGCAACAAGAGCCAGCGCTGGGAGGAGCATTTCAGCTTTGCCGCGGCGGCGTCCGCGTTCAAGATCCAGCACCTTGGCAACGAGGCCGGGCTTCCGGCCCACAGCGATATCGAACGCGTCATGCAGGAATTCCGCCGGCCGCAGACCGTGACGGAGCGGCCGATTCGCGCCGGCGCCATGCGGTAG
- a CDS encoding IS630 family transposase (programmed frameshift), with translation MTRPLSNDLRERVVAAVRNGESCRTVASRFGVAVSSVVKWSQRYRTTGSVSPSKMGGYRKPVLDPHRAFILERIRQTPHLTLHGLKDELAARGVKVSHNAVWLFLRREDLRFKKTLFALEQARADIARRRKRWRSWQAGLDPRRLVFIDETWIKTSMAPLRGWGRKGDRLRAYAPHGHWRTLTFLGALRHDGLTAPCVFDGPINGECFRAYVQQQLVPALKAGDIVVMDNLGSHKAAVLRQIIRAAGARLWYLPPYSPDLNPIEQAFAKIKHWMRMAQRRTIDDVWRQIGSLVTTIGPRECSNYFANAGYASVKL, from the exons ATGACCCGACCTCTGTCCAATGATCTGCGTGAGCGTGTCGTTGCGGCGGTGCGGAACGGTGAGAGCTGCCGGACGGTGGCTTCGCGGTTCGGCGTGGCGGTGTCGTCGGTGGTGAAGTGGTCTCAGCGCTATCGGACGACTGGCTCAGTGTCGCCGAGCAAGATGGGTGGATATCGCAAGCCGGTGCTCGATCCGCATCGGGCCTTCATCCTGGAGCGCATCAGACAGACCCCGCATCTGACCCTGCATGGGCTGAAGGACGAACTTGCCGCGCGTGGGGTAAAGGTCTCGCACAATGCCGTGTGGCTGTTCCTGCGGCGCGAAGACCTGCGGTTC AAAAAAACACTGTTCGCGCTTGAACAGGCCCGGGCCGACATCGCCCGCAGACGAAAGCGCTGGCGATCCTGGCAGGCCGGTCTCGATCCACGGCGTTTGGTCTTCATCGACGAAACCTGGATCAAGACCAGCATGGCCCCACTGCGCGGATGGGGACGCAAGGGCGATCGCCTGCGAGCTTACGCGCCGCATGGTCATTGGCGGACGCTGACCTTCCTCGGCGCGCTCCGCCACGACGGCCTCACAGCCCCTTGCGTGTTCGATGGCCCGATCAACGGCGAGTGCTTCCGAGCCTATGTCCAGCAGCAACTCGTTCCCGCACTGAAGGCCGGCGATATTGTCGTCATGGACAACCTCGGAAGCCACAAGGCTGCCGTGCTGCGACAGATCATAAGAGCAGCCGGAGCCAGGCTCTGGTACCTGCCGCCCTACTCGCCGGACCTCAATCCGATCGAGCAGGCCTTCGCCAAGATCAAACATTGGATGCGCATGGCTCAAAGGCGCACCATCGACGATGTCTGGCGCCAAATCGGCAGCCTCGTCACAACCATAGGCCCCCGCGAATGCAGCAACTACTTCGCAAACGCCGGATACGCTTCCGTCAAATTGTGA
- a CDS encoding amidohydrolase, translating into MKRREFIKAFGAAAAAWPFAANAQPLSASVGDSRSADLIISGGNILTQNPSEPVVQALAVKGERILAVGAAGDIASLRGPQTRLIDLAGRTVLPGIIDAHAHMEREALKEQRISLAGLRSVGDILNVIRTAVQRAKLGEWIVTMPVGDPPYYFGGPEVLTERRMPSRSELDRVAPDNPVYISGSFNNWGEPPGYSALNSLALRISGITAATVPTCSGVEIVKDASGEPTGLIIETNDRPTVEFDLLKAVPKFTWQQRLDAIRASMKLYNAVGTTSAYEGHGSSPETLALYRALWERGELSVRMSLVVSPTWTNSAQAMRDLRDLLPYASGQGLGDRWLRVSGVFIGQSGEKAFRDASLAALPDTGWSGFVEYANTLSEYRDYVMTAAELGFRVHSIAANNLDKVLAIWAEADERFNIKQKRWVIEHLAIVKPAEAAMIKRLGVHVTTIPSKTFWKRGPRLATQAGNAEFVTPHRTFLNEGIPNAIGTDNVPYSQFFPLWNVTTRQCRNGEVVGPGQRLTVAEALPLFTREGARLSFDDQKGTLRAGMLADFAVLDRDLMSTRLDDIKDIRAQTTVVGGRIVHEA; encoded by the coding sequence ATGAAGCGGCGTGAATTCATCAAAGCGTTTGGCGCGGCGGCCGCGGCTTGGCCGTTCGCCGCGAACGCGCAGCCGCTGTCGGCATCGGTTGGCGATTCACGCTCTGCGGATCTCATCATCTCAGGTGGCAACATCCTGACGCAGAATCCGTCGGAACCCGTGGTGCAAGCCCTCGCGGTGAAAGGCGAACGCATCCTTGCCGTCGGCGCGGCTGGTGACATCGCGTCGTTGCGCGGGCCGCAAACCCGATTGATCGATCTGGCGGGCCGTACCGTATTGCCGGGCATCATTGATGCGCATGCGCATATGGAGCGGGAAGCCCTCAAAGAGCAGCGAATTTCATTGGCGGGGCTGCGGTCGGTCGGCGATATCCTGAATGTGATCCGGACTGCGGTTCAGCGTGCCAAGCTTGGCGAATGGATCGTGACGATGCCGGTCGGCGATCCGCCGTATTACTTCGGCGGCCCCGAGGTTCTGACTGAACGCCGCATGCCGTCGCGGTCCGAGCTGGATCGCGTCGCGCCGGACAATCCGGTCTATATCTCGGGATCGTTCAACAATTGGGGCGAGCCGCCCGGCTATTCGGCGCTGAACAGTCTGGCGCTGCGCATCAGCGGCATCACCGCCGCGACGGTGCCGACCTGCTCTGGTGTCGAAATCGTCAAGGACGCCAGCGGTGAGCCGACGGGCCTCATCATCGAAACCAACGACCGGCCGACGGTCGAGTTCGATCTGCTGAAGGCTGTCCCAAAGTTCACCTGGCAGCAGCGTCTCGACGCCATTCGCGCCTCGATGAAGCTCTACAACGCGGTCGGGACCACAAGCGCGTATGAGGGGCACGGCTCGTCCCCCGAAACGCTGGCGCTCTATCGCGCGCTTTGGGAGCGCGGCGAGCTCAGCGTGCGAATGTCGCTCGTTGTGAGCCCGACCTGGACCAACAGCGCGCAGGCGATGCGGGACCTTCGCGATCTGCTTCCCTATGCGAGCGGGCAGGGGTTGGGCGATCGTTGGCTCCGTGTCTCCGGCGTCTTCATTGGTCAGTCTGGAGAGAAGGCCTTCCGCGATGCCTCGCTCGCTGCGCTGCCTGACACTGGCTGGTCCGGCTTCGTCGAATACGCCAACACGTTGAGCGAATATCGTGATTATGTGATGACGGCTGCGGAGCTTGGATTCCGCGTGCATTCAATCGCGGCGAACAATCTCGACAAGGTGCTTGCGATCTGGGCGGAGGCGGACGAGCGCTTCAACATCAAGCAGAAGCGCTGGGTCATCGAACATCTGGCGATCGTCAAGCCCGCCGAGGCTGCAATGATCAAGCGCCTGGGCGTCCACGTGACGACCATCCCCAGCAAGACGTTCTGGAAACGCGGCCCAAGGCTGGCGACCCAAGCAGGTAATGCAGAGTTCGTCACACCGCACCGAACCTTCCTCAACGAGGGCATTCCCAACGCCATCGGCACGGACAACGTGCCCTACAGCCAGTTCTTTCCGCTGTGGAACGTGACAACGCGGCAATGCCGGAACGGTGAGGTTGTTGGTCCCGGGCAACGGTTGACGGTTGCGGAGGCGCTGCCGCTGTTCACGCGCGAGGGCGCCAGGCTGTCATTCGATGACCAGAAGGGCACGTTGCGCGCCGGTATGCTGGCTGATTTCGCCGTACTCGATCGCGATTTGATGTCGACGCGGTTGGATGACATCAAGGATATCCGTGCGCAGACGACCGTGGTCGGAGGACGGATCGTCCACGAGGCATGA